One part of the Xylocopa sonorina isolate GNS202 chromosome 10, iyXylSono1_principal, whole genome shotgun sequence genome encodes these proteins:
- the Pde6 gene encoding phosphodiesterase 6 encodes MESDDEVDEELPEAKHTEVSRNDNLERFETMKISTKPMSSKTVERRVCQLVRSPNPEEPETVLPCKDSGKTKTQEESKLSLSTSIKTDMKESEIVRICRSKRLTCQDTIHEYDEDDGLTMEKVGRYLEAHPEAAEAWLRENASLELRQRLQGVALPQINSPVRSVHQEENLLSRSKRNSVTSDLFQSWLASSSPAKRSKSPSRMYTSLVGRREELNRLDESDLFMELIRDVANELDINVLCHKILVNVGLLTHADRGSLFLAKGPLEDRYLVAKLFDVTQDTELEEAIQRAKNEEIKIPFGVGIAGYVAQTKEIINIKDAYKDPRFNSSIDMRTGYKTTLILSMPICNYEGDVIGVAQIINKTNGSNEFTNRDVEVFQRYLTFCGIGIQNAQLFELSVQEYRRNQILLNLARNIFEEQNNLECLVTKIMTEAKELLKCERCAVYLLDLDCGEAGHLEKIVERPGKSTQECRKPLSRRESNNIEMEDIFQQHTSNDGNKFTTIFEMGNETQEAKVYRPSGSDLSKPLGQIARYVAVTGQILNIGDVATWLKKDVVQSGNEPIKSILCMPIANGQRTVIGVAQLINKDNGTSFTDSDVSIFEAFAIFCGLGIHNTQMYESACKLMAKQKVALECLSYHATASTDDTQKLTSEPIPSAESYNLYSFTFIDFDLTDEDTCRATIRMFKQCDLIQKFHIPYEVLCRWVLSVKKNYRPVKYHNWRHALNVAQTMFAMLKTGKMEQFMTDLEILGLLVACLCHDLDHRGTNNAFQMKTESPLAILYSTSTMEHHHFDQCVMILNSDSNNIFQSLSMEDYRKVMKVVESAILSTDLAMYFKKKNRFMELIDEGEFDWQSEEKKELLCGMMMTACDVSAIAKPWEVQHRVAKLVADEFFDQGDLERLQLNQQPVAMMDRERRDELPQMQVGFIDVICLPLYKVLSDTFPWIMPLYEGTMENRKHWQDLAEKVEMGLTWIDRDTIDEPVEEFVSYEPKDIEFTVTTLNCGQAERKEVPEKSALGRFASLRKGGRTLSKGVRNRISRSLYARSTPEDAAKSKALIPDRKSRNKLCLLI; translated from the exons ATGGAGTCTGACGACGAAGTGGACGAAGAGCTGCCGGAGGCGAAACATACAGAG GTGAGCCGAAATGATAACTTAGAAAGGTTCGAGACGATGAAAATCTCGACGAAACCCATGTCCTCGAAGACAGTAGAACGAAGGGTGTGCCAGTTGGTCCGTTCACCGAACCCGGAGGAACCGGAAACGGTTCTACCGTGCAAGGATTCTGGTAAGACGAAGACGCAGGAAGAATCAAAATTATCTTTAAGTACCAGCATCAAGACTGACATGAAGGAGAGCGAAATTGTCAGGATCTGCAGGAGCAAGCGGCTCACCTGCCAGGACACGATACACGAGTACGACGAGGACGATGGCCTCACCATGGAGAAGGTCGGAAG GTACCTCGAGGCGCATCCAGAAGCGGCGGAGGCCTGGCTGCGTGAGAACGCGAGCCTAGAACTTCGTCAACGGCTTCAAGGTGTGGCACTGCCTCAAATCAATTCGCCAGTGAGGAGCGTACACCAAGAGGAGAATCTGCTCAGTCGAAGCAAACGAAACAGCGTCACTTCCGATCTGTTCCAGTCCTGGCTGGCCTCCAGCTCGCCGGCCAAGCGCAGCAAAAGTCCTAGCAG GATGTACACATCGCTGGTAGGACGAAGAGAAGAGCTCAACAGGTTGGACGAAAGCGATTTGTTCATGGAATTGATCAGAGACGTGGCGAACGAGCTGGATATCAATGTTCTCTGTCACAAGATATTGGTGAACGTTGGCCTGCTAACGCACGCCGATCGTGGAAGCCTTTTTCTGGCTAAGGGACCTTTGGAGGACAGGTATTTAGTTGCTAAACTGTTCGACGTGACACAAGACACGGAATTAGAGGAAGCCATACAAAGAGCGAAGAACGAGGAGATCAAGATACCCTTTGGAGTTGGAATAGCTGGCTACGTGGCTCAAACTAAGGAGATCATCAACATCAAGGATGCTTATAAG GATCCACGGTTCAATAGCTCTATCGATATGAGAACAGGATATAAAACAACGCTCATTCTATCGATGCCTATCTGCAATTATGAGGGAGACGTTATTGGAGTTGCTCAGATTATAAATAAGACTAATGGTAGCAATGAGTTTACTAACAGAGACGTCGAGGTGTTTCAGAG ATACCTAACATTTTGCGGGATCGGTATTCAAAACGCACAGTTGTTCGAGCTATCTGTGCAAGAGTACCGCAGGAACCAGATTCTCCTAAACCTAGCCAGAAACATATTCGAGGAACAGAACAACCTCGAGTGTTTAGTCACCAAGATCATGACCGAAGCGAAGGAGCTACTAAAGTGCGAAAGATGTGCTGTGTATCTTCTGGATCTTGACTGCGGAGAGGCA GGACATCTCGAAAAGATCGTCGAACGACCAGGAAAGTCGACGCAAGAATGCCGGAAACCGTTGTCCAGGAGAGAG AGCAATAACATCGAGATGGAGGATATTTTCCAACAGCAC ACATCGAACGATGGGAATAAATTCACCACGATCTTCGAGATGGGTAACGAAACTCAGGAAGCTAAGGTGTACAGACCTAGCGGAAGCGATCTCTCTAAGCCCCTGGGTCAAATCGCCAGGTACGTCGCCGTTACGGGTCAGATCTTGAATATCGGCGACGTGGCCACGTGGTTGAAGAAGGATGTCGTCCAATCTGGGAACGAGCCCATAAAGAGCATCCTGTGCATGCCCATAGCTAATGGACAGAGAACAGTGATCGGCGTTGCTCAATTGATCAACAAG GACAACGGGACATCTTTCACGGACTCGGACGTGTCGATCTTCGAGGCGTTCGCCATTTTCTGCGGCCTTGGGATCCACAACACTCAAATGTACGAGTCAGCGTGCAAACTGATGGCCAAGCAGAAGGTAGCTCTCGAGTGTTTGAGCTACCACGCAACGGCCAGCACCGACGACACGCAAAAACTGACCTCTGAACCGATTCCGTCCGCGGAGTCTTACAATCTGTACAGTTTCACCTTCATCGACTTCGATCTGACCGACGAGGACACCTGCAGGGCCACCATTCGGATGTTCAAGCAATGCGACCTGATCCAGAAGTTCCATATCCCTTACGAAGTACTCTGCAGATGGGTCCTCAGCGTGAAGAAAAATTACAG GCCAGTCAAGTATCATAACTGGAGGCACGCGTTGAACGTTGCTCAGACGATGTTCGCCATGCTGAAAACTGGCAAGATGGAACAGTTTATGACGGACCTCGAGATCCTTGGCCTTCTCGTGGCCTGTCTGTGTCACGACTTAGACCATCGAGGGACTAACAACGCGTTTCAGATGAAGACGGAGTCCCCATTGGCTATCCTCTACTCGACCAGTACTATGGAGCACCATCACTTCGACCAGTGCGTCATGATCTTAAATTCGGACAGCAACAATATCTTCCAAAGTTTGTCCATGGAGGACTACAGGAAAGTAATGAAGGTTGTAGAGAGTGCAATCCTTTCCACCGACTTGGCCATGTACTTTAAGAAGAAGAATAGGTTCATGGAGCTGATCGACGAAGGCGAGTTTGACTGGCAAAGCGAGGAGAAAAAAGAAC TACTCTGCGGGATGATGATGACCGCCTGCGACGTGAGCGCCATAGCCAAGCCTTGGGAGGTTCAGCACCGCGTAGCCAAGCTGGTGGCCGACGAATTCTTCGATCAAGGTGACCTGGAACGACTCCAATTGAACCAGCAACCAGTAGCCATGATGGACCGGGAGAGGAGGGACGAGCTGCCGCAAATGCAAGTGGGATTCATCGACGTGATCTGTCTACCTCTCTACAAGGTCCTCTCCGACACGTTCCCGTGGATCATGCCTCTCTACGAAGGCACCATGGAGAACCGTAAGCACTGGCAAGACCTAGCGGAGAAAGTCGAGATGGGTCTCACCTGGATCGACCGTGACACCATCGACGAGCCGGTCGAGGAGTTCGTCTCGTACGAACCGAAGGACATCGAGTTCACGGTGACGACCTTGAATTGCGGCCAGGCGGAGAGGAAGGAGGTGCCGGAGAAATCTGCGTTGGGTCGGTTCGCATCTCTGAGGAAAGGTGGTCGAACGTTAAGCAAAGGGGTCAGAAATCGTATTAGCAGATCGCTGTACGCGAGGAGCACTCCTGAGGACGCGGCCAAGTCGAAAGCATTGATACCGGACAGGAAGAGCCGTAACAAACTGTGTCTGCTCATTTGA
- the LOC143428032 gene encoding golgin subfamily A member 7 produces MPLGNHAALTPLEDMSAGRGQAGGGPPPNCQKVFIQRDYSEGTVVKFQLQFPTELESRLDRHSFEYTIIQLNRYFAEAEEASCSTYCEGCLACLTGYLIYICTETHYEKCLKKVAKFVSEQNDRVYKPRGLLLTDPTMRGLRLIEISILDRPAS; encoded by the exons ATGCCATTG GGCAATCACGCTGCCCTTACACCCCTGGAGGACATGTCAGCTGGTCGAGGGCAGGCAGGTGGGGGGCCCCCACCGAATTGTCAGAAAGTTTTTATACAACGTGACTACAGCGAGGGCACCGTGGTTAAGTTTCAACTACAATTCCCTACCGAGTTGGAGAGCAGA CTGGACAGACACTCGTTCGAGTACACGATCATTCAGTTGAACCGCTACTTCGCAGAAGCCGAGGAGGCCAGTTGTTCGACGTACTGCGAAGGTTGCCTGGCTTGCCTCACCGGCTATTTAATTTACATATGCACGGAGACTCATTACGAGAAGTGTTTGAAAAAGGTGGCGAAGTTTGTTAGTGAACAAAACGACAGAGTCTACAAGCCACGCGGTCTGTTACTGACAGACCCGACGATGCGTGGCCTCAGGCTAATAGAAATTTCAATACTGGACCGACCTGCGTCGTGA
- the LOC143428533 gene encoding cytoplasmic dynein 2 intermediate chain 2: protein MFTDRTLDAVSFNSQLSTTKSQLPANVQTTEIVYNQNPVQTVETRTVETQTVVEDTKKAEVNYERLARFLNKVAPSVLEALDESYGTNSFDDYELKTDEDSLTSTQLLQAIRNVESDSPMKVSDINWSIGGGTLAVSYGVLYHQTWCDHLSKIELYNQMKDGGFTDNPNKTLETNACVTTLAYHPSEPSIIAAGLFNGDVLVWNLKDDASVTPTTVCTHEDSVSQVYWKARVNDVPLLVSSSRDGYIFMSTTYIIVRVHIRLKIAKEHNPIENSRPRSAGGTRERAVESGLCITTFDFSSRDPSVFVVGTLCGGIYKCSLDRVVPIEGDETLIDPVIDEYDRYEGSVTCIKCSPIRNLFVAAGTDKELRIYDLEEHACLRSISIENTIVGLTWIMENQDVLVTYGVGSNIRLYNITNGRFIKNVDFENTDRGNTSCLRVNSKKNMVALGDTKGNVEIWKIPRQLLSK from the exons ATGTTCACCGATCGTACGCTTGATGCCGTGAGTTTTAACTCACAACTTTCTACGACCAA ATCGCAGTTACCTGCGAACGTTCAAACAACAGAGATTGTTTACAATCAGAATCCTGTGCAAACGGTTGAAACAAGAaccgtcgag ACTCAAACAGTAGTTGAAGATACGAAGAAGGCAGAGGTCAACTATGAGAGGCTGGCTCGGTTTTTAAATAAAGTAGCACCAAGCGTACTAGAGGCATTAGATGAATCCTATGGAACCAATTCATTCGACGATTATGAGCTAAAGACCGACGAAGATTCACTTACGAGTACACAGCTTCTACAAGCTATTCGTAACGTTGAATCAGATTCACCA ATGAAAGTAAGCGATATAAATTGGAGTATTGGAGGTGGAACTCTAGCTGTTTCGTATGGTGTTCTTTATCACCAAACATGGTGCGATCATTTATCCAAAATAGAATTGTATAATCAAATGAAAGACGGCGGTTTTACTGATAATCCAAACAAAACACTGGAAACTAATGCTTGTGTGACTACTCTGGCTTATCATCCGAGTGAACCATCAATTATAGCAGCAGGCTTATTCAATG GTGACGTTCTTGTATGGAATTTGAAAGACGATGCATCTGTGACTCCGACAACAGTTTGTACCCACGAAGACAGTGTATCCCAAGTATACTGGAAAGCAAGAGTAAACGATGTGCCATTATTAGTCAGCTCTAGCAGAGATGGGTACATCTTTATGTCGACCACCTACATAATTGTTCGCGTGCATATACG ATTAAAAATAGCCAAAGAACATAATCCAATAGAGAATTCGAGACCACGAAGCGCGGGTGGAACACGCGAACGCGCCGTGGAGTCTGGATTATGCATCACCACTTTTGACTTTTCGTCTCGAGATCCCTCGGTCTTTGTTGTGGGTACTTTATGCGGTGGAATTTATAAATGCAGCTTAGATCGCGTCGTTCCTATCGAAG GAGACGAAACGTTGATAGACCCTGTGATAGACGAGTACGACAGATACGAAGGTAGCGTTACATGTATCAAGTGTTCCCCGATACGCAATCTCTTCGTTGCTGCCGGTACAGATAAGGAACTTCGTATATATGATTTGGAAGAG CACGCGTGTTTGCGCTCAATTTCCATTGAAAATACTATTGTGGGTTTAACTTGGATAATGGAAAACCAAGATGTGCTGGTTACTTATGGAGTCGGCTCAAATATCAGACTGTATAACATAACGAATGGTAGATTCATAAAGAATgtagattttgaaaatacagacAGAGGAAATACTAGCTGCTTACGTGTGAATTCAAAGAA AAACATGGTGGCATTAGGTGATACAAAAGGAaatgtagagatctggaaaatcCCACGACAATTATTGTCAAAATAA